ATCGGGCTTTTCCCCAAGTGCAATCTTGATACAACATTCCACCATATTCACACCGGTAGAAAGCGGAACAAGATGTGTTGTTATATTATCACCACCAAGTCTTGCACCAATTTCAACTATCTTTGGTCCCTCAGCAGTTACAATAATCTCTGTATGGGATGGACCGTCCTTAATTCCTATTGCTCTGTTCGCAGCCTTTGCAACCTCAGCAATTCTTTCAGCAATCTCCCCACCATATTTTGTCGGCTGTGAATGCCCCATTTCTACATAATGTGGGGCACCTGTAGTTAACTTGTCCGTAATTTGAATCACATGACAAACGCCATCAACAGAAAGTGTTTCGACACTGACTTCTATACCACTCATGTATTCTTCCACGACCACATCTCCCACTCGGGAAAATGGTCTGCAGTAACTATATGCTTCTTTAATTAGTTTCTGGTCGGTTATATCAATAACCTCAAATATTCCTCTGCTGCCGGAACTATCAGCAGGTTTAACAATGAAGGGAACCGTAAACTGTTTTACAGCTTCCGTGTACTCTTCTTCATTTGCAACTTTAAAAAACTTCGGAATTGGAACTCCTTCCGCTTGAAGTGCTACCCTCATTTCAGCCTTATTTGTGGCCTTTAAAGCGGTATCTGCATCAATACCAATCAGCCCCATCTCTTTAGCCACTGTTGCAACGGATCTCATTGGCATGTCAGTAGCCAATGTCATAATTCCATCAATCTGATGCCTCTTTGCCGCTTCCACAATAGCAGGAGCATCTATTGTACTAATAACTTCTTTTATAACGCCCGGAACATTAAAACCAATTGCTTCTGGATTCATATCCACTGCAATTACATCCATTCCCATTTCTTTAGCTTTTTCAATAGCCGGAAGCTGCAGAATGCTTGCTCCCAGAATCATGATTTTTTTACTCATTACATACTCTCCTTATACAGGAAGCAATATATTTCATATCCTCAACGCTATGTCGCTGATCACAATAGATTGTAAGCATGTGTTCTTCGGTATATTTTGCAACTTCGCAGGACATTCTCTGCTCTTTATTTAATGGCCAAATGATTGTACAGAAGATGCTCATAGAAGCAAGCGCTTTCTGAACTGCGTCTCGGTTGTTAATTAGAACTGCCACATATACATCACCAAAGCCAGTTTTGTCTTGAACAAAGTCGAAGTCTTGCAAATTATCGATAAGTACTTGTGCATTCCTACAACGAAGTTCATTTACTTCTCTCAGGTCAGTTTTACAAGCTCTTTCATATGAATACTGCGACATCAATCCGGGAAGTTTCTCTTCGTCAATCACATCTGCTACAGTAGAAAAGATTTTTCGATATTCAGCCTTTATCTCTTCATTACCAGATTGTAAAAATTCATTTCGCATACATTGTGCTTTTAATCTTATCTCAGAAAATGTAAGATCTTCACTGTATTCCTTTCCCTTCAGGTCTCTATCAGTCCACAATAAGCCACCATCCGGAATATCAATCCATTTGCGAAGGCTAGCTACCGTAAAGTCTGGCTTGAAAGTATATTTACTCTCCACCAGAAGATTGTGCGTCCTATCCTCAATAAAAACAAATGACGGATATAAAGCTCTTAACTTTTCAAGTTCTGCATCCGCAATCGCTTTATTACCGAAATAATCCATGTAGAGAAACAGAACTGTTTGATCTTCATTTGAGATTAAGGAATACAGTGATTCCAGATTAATCGAATAGTCATTATTCAGCTTGTAGTATTTCACCTTGTGACCATACATTTCAAAAGGAAGTATCATAGAGTCACATGCAAGAGCAGGAATCAAAACAGTAGTCGATTTGAATTCTCGTGCTACTGCTTTAAGAGCATCGCGACCGGATCTTAAGCATATAGCTCCCATAAACTTTTCATGAGTTACTCTGCCTTTCGTTGTTTTATATATCTCTTTATCAAGCACAGCATTATACTCATATCCATACTCTTTAACCATTCCACTCTCCCACCTCAAAAAAGCAAAACTTTAAACTTAGTGTTTTCTCAGTTCTTCTATTTGTTTCTTTGCCTCGTCTTCGTTGCTTGTATCCTTATATGTATTATCGTGCCCAAGCACAATAGCAATTGTTTTGAAAAAAATCTTCACATCCATCATAAAGCTGCAGTGTCTTGCATAATAGGCATCGTTCTTCATCTTCTCTTCACCATCGGCACTATTTCTGTAATAAGCCTGACTATATCCGGTTAATCCCGGTTTCACAGTTAAGAAGATTTTGATATCTTCAGGATATTTATCTAACCAATCCGGCGGATCAGGACGAGGACCAATTAAGCTCATCGTTCCATTGAGGAGATTCAAGAGCTGCGGAAGTTCGTCCACACTTGTATTTCTCATGAACTTACCAATTTTTGTAACTCTGGGATCATCCTCTCCGTTATATGTTGAGCCATCAGCCAGACGAATATCTGGTGCATTAACATACATAGAACGGAATTTATACATCTTAAAAAGCTTACCATCTTTTCCGATTCTATTTGCATTATAGAAAATAGGACCTTTGTCAGTGAAATAAATAATCGGGCCAAAGATTATCAACGCAATCAAAAAAAACGGAAATCCACACAAGCCGATTAGAAAATCGAATATATTTTTTACGCCTTTTCTATACACCGTTTTTCCCCCTGTTATTTCATGTACTCACGTACTACTTCCCTATAGTTCTCAATAACGTAATCAACATCTTCATCAGTCAAACATGTATGAAGAGGAAGTGTAATCAGATTCTCGTAATAGCTATAAGCATTCGGGAATTCCTTAATATCCCAACCAAGTGCTCTGTATGCTGTCATCATCGGCAACGGCTTGTAGTGGACATTTGTGTTAACGCCACGCTCAGCAAGCTTCACAATAATTTCTCTTCTAGTTTCATCAGACGCACCAGGAATACGAGTTAAATACAAATGGTTTGAACTCTGGAAATTTGCTCCGCTGTGGATTAAATGTTTAATTCCCATCTCATCACACATAGCATCGTATCTATTTATAATTTGACCTCGTCTTTTCAGCATTCCCTCATATCTATCAAGCTGTTTTAAACCAATGGCAGCCATAATATCCGTCATGTTGCACTTATACCATGGACCGATAATGTCGTACTCCCACGCGCCAACCTGTGTTTTAGCAAGAGCGTCTTTGCTCTGTCCATGAAGACTCAACAGCTGATACTGATGATAAATTTCCTCATTATCAACACCTGGAATATCAAGCCAAGTAGAAGCTCCACCTTCAGCTGTGGTAAAGTTCTTAACAGCGTGAAAAGAAAAATCCGTAAAATCTGCTATCTCACCGGCCATCTTTCCGTTTCTACTAGCCCCCAGAGCGTGAGCACAATCGGCAAACACAAGGATTCTGCCCTTTGCCTGCTGAATTCTTGCCCCAAGGTCATCGCCTTCTTTTGCTTTAAACAAGCTTTTCTTACTCTCAACGGCTGCATACAGCTTGTCATAGTCACAGATGATGCCCCCGAGATCTACAGCCACAACCGCCTTTGTTTTCTCGGTAATCACTGCTGCAACTGATTCATAGTCCATCTCAGTATTATCTGACTGACTATCCACAAATACCACCCTAGCCCCTGTGTGAATCGCAGCAGACGCCGAAGCCGTATATGTATAAGCTGGAACAATAACTTCATCCCCCTCGCCAATTCCACAAACTCGAAAGTTTAACTCCTCCGCTGCAGTGGCAGAATTTAGGCAAACAACCTTGCTGGTATGGCAATATTCAGCCAGTCTTCTCTCCAATTCTTTTGTTCGAGGACCGGTCGTAATCCATCCGGATCTGAGTGCTTCAGCAACTTCTGCAATCTCAAGTTCAGAGATGTCAGGAGGACTAAATGGAATGACTCTTTTATTTAAATTTTTAACATCATTTGCCATAATGATTTCTCCTATTATTTCCCCAGCCTTTCAGCTGTTGATTTCTTTGTGTTTATCTCTCCCGGCTCTTCCCGGTCTGTTCCACGCTACCATGACTTTGTAGCATACCTGCCTCTATCCAAACACCCTATTTCTTACACACAATCTCCAGCCCAACCTGTACATTCTGCATCCCGCCCAGTAGCGGAAGCTCCAGCCATGCCTTTCTCTTGTGCCTGTCTATCTTTCTGATATATCCTTCTTTTCCTTTCAGAGGCCCGGAGTGGATGACTACCTGGCTTCCGGTGATGATGCCTTCAGACATCTGTACAACCTGCTCCTCCCCGCCAAAGCCCAGGAGGAATTCCTTTTCATTTTCAGAAATCGGAACGATTTCCCTGCCTGTCCCAATGAGCTTTGTCAAGCCAATAACCTTTTTTAATTCTTCGTGCAGATTCTGGATATCGGATGTCACTACAAATACATATCCCGGAAACAGGATCTGCTTCTGTGTTTTCCACTCACCCTGGATATGCTTTTTCACCTCATAACGCGGGATGAAGCACTGCTCCAGCACCGTCTCGGATATTTTCCTTCTACACTGTGCACATATCCGTTCTTCCATTCCGGTCTGCACCTGCATCACATACCACACTTCTGTCTCTTCCTTCTGTTTCCTGAATTGCGTATGCTTCGCCATTCTGTCCTGTTTCAGGCAGATTTTTTCTCACTTTCTGACATCCAGGTTCTGCAAACGCGGCGAAGCGACGATCTGCTGTTTCCCTGAATTTTTTCTTATGCCATCTCTTTTGCTGCGGCAACCTCATCCAGTGCACTGTCTGCTGCAGGATATGGTCCCGCAAGGATCTTTTCCGGCTGTTTTCCCGCCGGATGGAAAGTCGTCACCATCTGCTCGACCATTCCCACGATATCCCCGCTGTTCTCATAACTTGCCTTTGCAAGCTCCTCCAGCTGCCGCAGGAACTTCTCCACATCGAATGGGACCGGCTTCCCGATATGGATCAGGTCATTGTCTGTCTTTTTCAGACCTTCCTCTGCCATCAGCTTTTCCTCGAAAAGCTTTTCGCCCGGCCGCAGCCCGGTATAGACGATCTTGATATCCTCATCCGGTTTATATCCGGAAAGCTTTATCAGGTTCCGCGCCAGCGTGTCGATCTTCACCGGCTCTCCCATGTCCAGCACAAATATCTCACCGCCCCATGCGTAAGTCCCTGCCTGCAGCACCAGGCTGACCGCCTCCGGGATGGTCATGAAGTAGCGGATGATGTCCGGATGGGTGACGGTCACCGGTCCGCCCGCTTCTATCTGCTTTTTGAAGAGCGGGATCACGGAGCCGTTGCTGCCCAGCACATTCCCGAAGCGTACCGCCACAAACTGTGTCCCCGGATGCTCCCCGTTTTTCACACTCTCCATATTCAGACCGGGATGCTTCCCGTCCATGCCGTCCACCGCCATGTGGTCCTCCGGGTCGTGCGCTATCTGCCCGTCTATCTGTTTGTCCATGTGCGCGTGCAGGAACGGGAGCAGGTCCATCCTCCCCGCCTTGCTGATGGCGTCCATGCTCTGGATGACCATCTCGCACAGGCGCTTGCTGGCGCCCATGATGTTGGTCGGGTTCACCGCCTTGTCCGTGCTGATCAGCACGAACCGCTGCGTGCCGTTTTTCAGCGCCGCATAGGCTGTCTTGTACGTGCCGACCACATTGTTCTTGATTGCCTCGTTCGGGCTCGTCTCCATCAGCGGGACATGCTTGTGCGCCGCAGCATGGTAGACGATATCCGGCCTGTAGGTCTCAAATACCTGGTTGATCCTCCGGCTGTCGCGCACGGAGCCGATCAGTACCGACAGCTTCAGGTCCGGGTATTTCCGGCGCAGCTCCTGCTCGATGTCGTAGGCATTGTTTTCATAGATGTCGAAAATGACCAGCTGTCCCGGCTCATGCCCGGCGATCTGCCTGCAGAGCTCGCTGCCGATGGAACCGCCCCCGCCTGTTACCAGGATTGTTTTTCCTTTTATGTACCGGAAGATCTCCTCCATGTTGACTTTTATCGGGTCCCTGCCCAGCAGCTCCTCCACCGCCACCGGCTTCATCCTGCTTAAGGACACCTCCCCGTTTGCCAGCTGGTAGACGCCCGGCAGGCTCTTCAGCTCGCACCCCGTCTCCTTGCAGATGTCCAGGATTGCCCTCCGGTCCTCCGCGGATGCGGTCGGAATGGCGAACAGGATCTGGTCGATCTTATATTTCCGGACATTCTCCGGGATGGAGTCCCTGCCGCCCGCGACCGGGATGCCTTCCATCAGCCTGCCCCATTTATTGGGATTGTCGTCGATCACACAGCAGGGACGTGCCTCTGCCTCCCCGGAATTTTTCAGCTCGCGGATGATCACCTGCCCGGCTGCCCCGGCCCCGATGATCATTGCATTGCGGACTGCACGTCCGTCCTGTCTCCGGCGTGCGCGCTCCATCGTGATGTAGCGGTAGGAAAACCGCACCGCGATCACGAGGCAGTACTGCATGACCGCACCGATGATGTAATACGATACCGGCATCCGCTGCAGGAAAAGCGTGATCCCTGCTGTATGGAATACCGCCGTGGCAAGGGACGCCACCGTGATGCGGTTGAGCTCACTGAAGCTTGCAAACTGCCATATGCTGCTGTAGAGCCGCAGGGCATAAAACACTGCCACCATGAATACTGCATAAAACGGCATGAATTTCACAAAAGCATCCAGATATTCCGGAGGGATCTGTGATACGTGCATGTCGAAACGCAGCAGCAGCGCAAAAAAATAGGATGCACACGCCGCGACCACGTCATACAGCACAAGATAAAGCGCGATCACTTCCCAGTGCTGGAACCTGTGTTTTTTTTCTTTCGTCTGTCCTGATACCTGTTTCCCGTTTTTCTGTTCTTCTCTCATAGCTTTTCCCAACAATATTTTGATTTTTTCATAAACTCCCTGTATAATCCTGCCCGTGTGCGGCTTCCCATGCGCCGCAGGACCTGATAACCGAATATTTCCGGTAGACATCTGTCTATACTATTTTTCGCAAAAAATGTAAAAATTTCTCACAAACGCAAAAAATGCCCTGCCGGGCGCATAGCATATTAAGAAGATACTTTCCTCTCATACTATGCGCCCGGCAGGGCGCTTTTTTTGCTGCATCGCTATATTTCTTTTTTCTCTTTCTTTTCCCCTTTCCGCAGATACCTGCGGTATTGAATACTGTTGCCGCACACCTTATAAGGTACATCCAGAATTTCTACGCTGCCATCGTCTCTGCATTTTTTAAAGCCCAGGAAGCTGCCCAGAGTACGCCGGTTTCCTGTTGTCATCAGCTTTACTCCGAAATTAGTGGTATACTCAATGCAATCTCCGCGAATCGTTCCGCTGAGAATAAATGCCATATAAATTCCCCGTTCAAATGGAAGAAAATCCGGTGCAGCCATCATCTTTTCCAATGGAAGGTTCCGCTGTCCACCCCTTGCGTTTTTTCGTGCGCCGGTTTTTGCAGTGCCGTCTATATTCCGTAAAAAGCTTCCCTGCACATCCAGTCCGTCGACCATAATCCTCATTCCGGCGCGATTTACTTCCGGCAGTTCCTTTAGGCATTTCAAGAAAAAATCAAAATTTTTCTGCATAACTGTCGTGGTTCCCTGTCCGGAAGCCAGCGCGTTTTTCTGCTGCTGCAGCTCATACAACTGCTGACGCAGGTTTTCTTCCGTCTCCGCTCTTTCTTCCTGTATTTTTCCAGGCTCTTTATTCATTCCCGGCGCTTTCTCCCACGCGGCGTCGCTCTGCCTGTCCGTCATCCGCCTTAACTTATTTTCCAGCTCCGCGATCTGGTCGTCCAGTATTTCCATACGCACAGCGGAAATATGATTTCCCCTCTCCCGCTGGCAGGCGCTCTCATAAGCTTCTTGAAACAAGGTACAAATCCGGCTGGAATTCCCATTCGCTTCATAGTCTCTCTTCAGAGCATACAGCATTTCCATAAAACTCTGCTCAATGGCGCACTCATGCAGAATTTCCGACGGACAGTTCCTGTCTTTCTTTTCGCTGTGGATCCCGGAAATCTTTCCTTTACGCTCCCCGGCTCTTCGTTCGCATTTCCATACTGGATAAGCGTAGACATACTTCTCCAGATAGCGCGAGGTATCTCCCCCGGTTGCTGCAAGAGAGCGTTCATCCGTGTATCCGCTGGCAGTCCCGGTATAAGTCATCCGGATCAATTTTCCTCCGCATTCTTCCTCCGTCCCGGATAGCGCTGCTTTGCAGCGCAGGTTGAAAAACGGCGATTTTCCCGGTCCCGTCTGCCTCTTTTCGTCTGCGATACATTCCGTATTTTCCCCGGATTTTTTACGGAGCATCGCCTGCACCTTATCCCAGGTGGTCCGGTCGATGATAGCGGCATGATGATTCTTCACATAATACTTTGGTGCCTCGCCATGATTAATCGTAGAACGATGCGTCAGAAAATCTCTGGTAACCGTTTTCTGCATTTCCAGGTCCCCTACGTATTTTTCATTGCGGAGCACCGTCATGACCGAGCTGCAGGACCAGTTTTTATCATTTATGGTTTTGCGTCCCAGCTTATTGAGCTCCTCCGCGATCCGGTTGGCCGACCGGCCGCAGACGTATCTGTCAAAAATATACTGCACGGTGGCTGCCTGCTCCGGGTTTATGACCCAGGTGCCGTCCTCCGCTTTATCATATCCAATCATCCGCTTCAGATTAATCTGCGGGATACCCGCCTGGAAATTTTTCCGGAAGGTCCAGCGGATATTCTCGGAAATGGACCGCGACTCATCCTGCGCCAGAGCAGAAAGAATCGTCAGAATCAGCTCGCCGGTCGCATCCAGCGTATCAACATTTTCTTTCTCAAAATAAACGCCCACCGGCGGATTCTGCTGCCGCAATTCGCGTACACAGTTGAGCGTGTCGACCGTATTCCGCGCAAAACGGGAAATGGACTTTGTCACGATATAATCCAGCCTGCCGTTCCTGGCGTCCTCCATCATACGGTTAAACGCATCTCGGTGTGCGCGGCTGGTACCGGAAATCGCCTCGTCCGCATAGATACCGGCAAAACGCCATCCCTCCCGGTTCTGAATGAGACCTGCATAAAATGCTTTCTGATTCGTATATGAGGTCAGCTGGCTTTCATCCCCTGTGGAGACACGGCAATAAGCTGCCACGCGGATATTTGTCTGCTTCTTTAACTGTGCCCCGCCCTGGACCGACCGTTTTGTTGCCGGTATAACAGAAACCTGCGGACCTTTTGCCTCTGCTGTTATCATGTTATGTGCCTCACCTTTCTCCTGTTCTTCTGCAGTCTCTCTCCATCATGCACTGCCCGTCGCAATGTCCCGCCGTATTGCGGAAATCTCCGATATTCGTGTGCATCTCGACCTCTGTCCGGGTATCATCAAACCAGTGGACCGTATATTGAAGCGGCGAATGTACGGTAATGGAAAGAACAAATGCACTTATATGTTCTTCCGTAATACCGTTCAGAAATTCGACCGTTCCAGACTGTCCCACAGGAAGCCCCTTCATCCATGCAATCGTTTTTTCCCGGCAGTCGTAGTTTTCCTCCAGTTCCGTCCAGTAAGCTTCCAGATAATTCATACGTTCAGTCAGCTTCTGCTCCCGCTCTTTTTCTTTCGCAAGCTTCTGCTCCGTTTCCTTCAGCCCGGTCATAATCTCCTTCATCTCTTGCTCCCGGATACACAGCTCCGCCTTATGCGACTGTTTTCGACTTTCGAGCAGACAAAGCTCCCTCTGCAGACTTTCGATCTTCCTTCCGGCATCTGAAATCTGAGATTTTAAGAAAGAGCGGTCACGCTCTATATAATCCAGGCGGCAGGCATCCTCCAGCCGCTTCTGCATCTGTGGCACAAAATGAGCAGCTTCATCAGAAAAGGGAATTTTCCGGGCATCGTCCAGCGCAAAGCGCCCGCTCATAATATCCGCAAGCTTCGCCTCATCCACAAGCGGCAGGGTCGTCAGACGGAATCGCTCCATCACTGCCCTGCGAAACATTCTCACTATCTGCTTTTCATAGACCTTTTCGGAATGACAGATTATTTTCCCGTTATTTAAAGTTGTGGAAGGACAGAACCAGATTGGATGAAACTTCGTGTTTCTCACATGAAAATACCGTCCACATTCCGCACAAAGCAATCTGCCGGAAAAAGCCCGCATCTGGCGCTTCTTTCTGTGCTTTCCATAGGTGTCTGCATTCATCCTTACGATTTTGGAAGCTTCCTCATACAGCTCCCGGTCAATAATTGCCGTATGATGATTTC
This is a stretch of genomic DNA from Marvinbryantia formatexigens DSM 14469. It encodes these proteins:
- a CDS encoding recombinase family protein encodes the protein MITAEAKGPQVSVIPATKRSVQGGAQLKKQTNIRVAAYCRVSTGDESQLTSYTNQKAFYAGLIQNREGWRFAGIYADEAISGTSRAHRDAFNRMMEDARNGRLDYIVTKSISRFARNTVDTLNCVRELRQQNPPVGVYFEKENVDTLDATGELILTILSALAQDESRSISENIRWTFRKNFQAGIPQINLKRMIGYDKAEDGTWVINPEQAATVQYIFDRYVCGRSANRIAEELNKLGRKTINDKNWSCSSVMTVLRNEKYVGDLEMQKTVTRDFLTHRSTINHGEAPKYYVKNHHAAIIDRTTWDKVQAMLRKKSGENTECIADEKRQTGPGKSPFFNLRCKAALSGTEEECGGKLIRMTYTGTASGYTDERSLAATGGDTSRYLEKYVYAYPVWKCERRAGERKGKISGIHSEKKDRNCPSEILHECAIEQSFMEMLYALKRDYEANGNSSRICTLFQEAYESACQRERGNHISAVRMEILDDQIAELENKLRRMTDRQSDAAWEKAPGMNKEPGKIQEERAETEENLRQQLYELQQQKNALASGQGTTTVMQKNFDFFLKCLKELPEVNRAGMRIMVDGLDVQGSFLRNIDGTAKTGARKNARGGQRNLPLEKMMAAPDFLPFERGIYMAFILSGTIRGDCIEYTTNFGVKLMTTGNRRTLGSFLGFKKCRDDGSVEILDVPYKVCGNSIQYRRYLRKGEKKEKKEI
- a CDS encoding nucleoside-diphosphate sugar epimerase/dehydratase; translation: MREEQKNGKQVSGQTKEKKHRFQHWEVIALYLVLYDVVAACASYFFALLLRFDMHVSQIPPEYLDAFVKFMPFYAVFMVAVFYALRLYSSIWQFASFSELNRITVASLATAVFHTAGITLFLQRMPVSYYIIGAVMQYCLVIAVRFSYRYITMERARRRQDGRAVRNAMIIGAGAAGQVIIRELKNSGEAEARPCCVIDDNPNKWGRLMEGIPVAGGRDSIPENVRKYKIDQILFAIPTASAEDRRAILDICKETGCELKSLPGVYQLANGEVSLSRMKPVAVEELLGRDPIKVNMEEIFRYIKGKTILVTGGGGSIGSELCRQIAGHEPGQLVIFDIYENNAYDIEQELRRKYPDLKLSVLIGSVRDSRRINQVFETYRPDIVYHAAAHKHVPLMETSPNEAIKNNVVGTYKTAYAALKNGTQRFVLISTDKAVNPTNIMGASKRLCEMVIQSMDAISKAGRMDLLPFLHAHMDKQIDGQIAHDPEDHMAVDGMDGKHPGLNMESVKNGEHPGTQFVAVRFGNVLGSNGSVIPLFKKQIEAGGPVTVTHPDIIRYFMTIPEAVSLVLQAGTYAWGGEIFVLDMGEPVKIDTLARNLIKLSGYKPDEDIKIVYTGLRPGEKLFEEKLMAEEGLKKTDNDLIHIGKPVPFDVEKFLRQLEELAKASYENSGDIVGMVEQMVTTFHPAGKQPEKILAGPYPAADSALDEVAAAKEMA
- a CDS encoding ATP-grasp domain-containing protein, with product MSKKIMILGASILQLPAIEKAKEMGMDVIAVDMNPEAIGFNVPGVIKEVISTIDAPAIVEAAKRHQIDGIMTLATDMPMRSVATVAKEMGLIGIDADTALKATNKAEMRVALQAEGVPIPKFFKVANEEEYTEAVKQFTVPFIVKPADSSGSRGIFEVIDITDQKLIKEAYSYCRPFSRVGDVVVEEYMSGIEVSVETLSVDGVCHVIQITDKLTTGAPHYVEMGHSQPTKYGGEIAERIAEVAKAANRAIGIKDGPSHTEIIVTAEGPKIVEIGARLGGDNITTHLVPLSTGVNMVECCIKIALGEKPDIEHKWSKGAAIRYFQQTAGVVKSIEGIEEAEKVSGIQQISVVHDVGEEVTDVISSGSRMGFVIAQDENAEIAIKDCYDALDKIKVVIA
- a CDS encoding sugar transferase — translated: MYRKGVKNIFDFLIGLCGFPFFLIALIIFGPIIYFTDKGPIFYNANRIGKDGKLFKMYKFRSMYVNAPDIRLADGSTYNGEDDPRVTKIGKFMRNTSVDELPQLLNLLNGTMSLIGPRPDPPDWLDKYPEDIKIFLTVKPGLTGYSQAYYRNSADGEEKMKNDAYYARHCSFMMDVKIFFKTIAIVLGHDNTYKDTSNEDEAKKQIEELRKH
- a CDS encoding DegT/DnrJ/EryC1/StrS family aminotransferase, with product MANDVKNLNKRVIPFSPPDISELEIAEVAEALRSGWITTGPRTKELERRLAEYCHTSKVVCLNSATAAEELNFRVCGIGEGDEVIVPAYTYTASASAAIHTGARVVFVDSQSDNTEMDYESVAAVITEKTKAVVAVDLGGIICDYDKLYAAVESKKSLFKAKEGDDLGARIQQAKGRILVFADCAHALGASRNGKMAGEIADFTDFSFHAVKNFTTAEGGASTWLDIPGVDNEEIYHQYQLLSLHGQSKDALAKTQVGAWEYDIIGPWYKCNMTDIMAAIGLKQLDRYEGMLKRRGQIINRYDAMCDEMGIKHLIHSGANFQSSNHLYLTRIPGASDETRREIIVKLAERGVNTNVHYKPLPMMTAYRALGWDIKEFPNAYSYYENLITLPLHTCLTDEDVDYVIENYREVVREYMK
- a CDS encoding recombinase family protein, which encodes MEGEQKNGINTGFGESFCRTEAETGRQKVAAYIRVSTDLSDQENSYETQERYFQQLLTKNASWISAGIYSDYGRSGTNGEKRTGFKRILRHCREGKINRIVCKSISRFARNTADFMIALRTLRDYHVTIMFEKEALDTAEPTSEFILTALGAIAQEESRSISGNIRWGMQKRFPRGDVRNQKLYGYQYNGKMVITDSGYQYKDIETVEAEAEIVRWIFQMAADGMPFHTIAGELNREGISSPESFYSRKRKAHPEKGQLYKNLDEGWTARHISQILHRERYAGDVLIQKTFTLDYLSHQTRINRGEVTQYLVRNHHTAIIDRELYEEASKIVRMNADTYGKHRKKRQMRAFSGRLLCAECGRYFHVRNTKFHPIWFCPSTTLNNGKIICHSEKVYEKQIVRMFRRAVMERFRLTTLPLVDEAKLADIMSGRFALDDARKIPFSDEAAHFVPQMQKRLEDACRLDYIERDRSFLKSQISDAGRKIESLQRELCLLESRKQSHKAELCIREQEMKEIMTGLKETEQKLAKEKEREQKLTERMNYLEAYWTELEENYDCREKTIAWMKGLPVGQSGTVEFLNGITEEHISAFVLSITVHSPLQYTVHWFDDTRTEVEMHTNIGDFRNTAGHCDGQCMMERDCRRTGER
- the loaP gene encoding antiterminator LoaP, whose translation is MAKHTQFRKQKEETEVWYVMQVQTGMEERICAQCRRKISETVLEQCFIPRYEVKKHIQGEWKTQKQILFPGYVFVVTSDIQNLHEELKKVIGLTKLIGTGREIVPISENEKEFLLGFGGEEQVVQMSEGIITGSQVVIHSGPLKGKEGYIRKIDRHKRKAWLELPLLGGMQNVQVGLEIVCKK